In one Novosphingopyxis iocasae genomic region, the following are encoded:
- the ileS gene encoding isoleucine--tRNA ligase, whose amino-acid sequence MTQSASTKSTPYPAIDPSPDVPRMEADVLEFWKREGIFQASIDQRPAEVDGETNQFVFYDGPPFANGLPHYGHMATGYVKDLVPRFRTMQGRRVERRFGWDCHGLPAEMAAEKELGISGRLAILDYGMDKFNDYCRESVLRYTNDWQYYVERMGRWVDFENDYKTMDPTFMESVLWAFKTLYDKGLVYRGSRVVPYSWAMQTPLSNFETRLDNSYRERQDPALTVLFRLKEPLKDGKPASVAAWTTTPWTLPSNLACAVGPEFDYAIMEKDGEHVVLADALVEAYAKELEGFEKVGSLKGSELAGRAYEPLFPFFADTENAFRVLAADFVTLESGTGIVHTAPAFGEDDLAFGRANGIPLVAPVDDQGNFTKEVPPYAGLNIFDANKEIIKDLKEAGKVLRHETYLHNYPHCWRTDTPLIYKAIDAWYVEVTAIKDRMVELNQTIDWIPGHVKDGLFGNWLENARDWNISRNRFWGCPIPIWMSDDPDYPRIDVYGSLDEIAADFGRRPDDLHRPHIDEFVRPNPDDPSGKAMMRRVPEVLDVWFDSGSMPFAQLHYPFENKEKFEKNFPADFIVEYMAQTRGWFYTLMVLSTALFDKAPFQNCICHGVVLGDDKQKLSKRLKNYPDPNKVLAEHGSDALRVYMLSSSLLAGGDLIIHSDARGIQEALRKTILPLWNASYFFTLYANADGYKAQLRTDSRNEHDRYILAKTREFVETLTERLEANDIPGAYGLVSPFLDVSNNWHIRRNRARFWGAEVTDDKRDAFDTLYTVLVTLTKALAPLMPFVTEAIYRNLTGETSVHLADWPDVSAFPQEAELIRDMDLARDICGAGLSIRVRQQQRLRQPLKKLTIAHPEVDRLRPFEGTIADELNVKAVGFDTDPAAVGELVLKVDPRRLGKQLGPKMKDVIAASKSGDWSRREDGTVEIAGVEIGEDDYDLLVTTGGSDEDAQMFDAGRGTVLLDLELTDELRSEAKARDFVRLVQDARKEADFDVSDRITIRAGGSDAVLAALREHEAYIRGETLAEKLELGVEAGSAHQIDGEPVTVEVTRV is encoded by the coding sequence GTGACCCAGTCCGCATCGACCAAGTCCACGCCCTATCCCGCGATCGATCCCTCGCCCGACGTGCCGCGCATGGAGGCGGACGTTCTGGAGTTCTGGAAGCGCGAGGGGATTTTCCAGGCGTCGATCGATCAGCGCCCGGCAGAGGTGGACGGCGAGACCAACCAGTTCGTCTTCTATGACGGCCCGCCTTTCGCCAACGGCCTGCCGCATTACGGGCATATGGCCACAGGCTATGTGAAGGATCTGGTCCCGCGCTTCCGCACCATGCAGGGGCGGCGCGTGGAGCGGCGCTTCGGCTGGGACTGCCACGGGCTACCCGCGGAAATGGCGGCGGAAAAGGAGCTCGGCATCTCCGGGCGCCTCGCCATCCTTGATTACGGGATGGACAAATTCAACGATTATTGCCGGGAAAGCGTGCTGCGCTACACCAATGACTGGCAATATTATGTCGAGCGAATGGGCCGCTGGGTCGATTTCGAGAACGACTACAAGACCATGGATCCGACGTTCATGGAAAGCGTGCTGTGGGCGTTCAAGACGCTGTACGACAAGGGGCTGGTCTATCGTGGCAGCCGCGTCGTTCCCTATAGCTGGGCGATGCAGACGCCGCTTTCGAATTTCGAGACGCGGCTCGACAACTCCTATCGTGAGCGCCAGGACCCGGCGCTCACCGTCCTGTTCCGGCTGAAGGAGCCGCTGAAAGACGGCAAGCCCGCAAGCGTTGCCGCCTGGACCACCACGCCCTGGACGCTGCCCAGCAACCTCGCCTGCGCGGTGGGGCCGGAATTCGACTACGCGATCATGGAAAAGGATGGCGAGCATGTCGTCCTCGCCGACGCATTGGTCGAGGCCTATGCCAAGGAGCTGGAAGGCTTTGAAAAGGTCGGCTCGCTGAAGGGCAGCGAACTGGCGGGCCGCGCTTATGAGCCGCTGTTCCCCTTCTTCGCGGATACCGAGAACGCCTTCCGCGTGCTGGCCGCCGATTTCGTGACGTTGGAGAGCGGCACCGGCATCGTCCACACCGCGCCTGCCTTCGGTGAGGATGACCTTGCATTCGGCCGCGCCAACGGCATCCCGCTGGTGGCCCCCGTCGACGATCAGGGCAATTTCACCAAGGAAGTGCCGCCTTATGCGGGCCTCAACATCTTCGACGCGAACAAGGAGATCATCAAGGATCTGAAGGAGGCGGGCAAGGTCCTCCGCCACGAGACCTATCTCCACAATTATCCGCATTGCTGGCGCACGGACACGCCGCTCATCTACAAGGCGATCGACGCCTGGTATGTGGAAGTTACCGCGATCAAGGACCGGATGGTCGAGCTGAACCAGACGATCGACTGGATTCCGGGCCATGTGAAGGACGGCCTGTTCGGCAACTGGCTGGAAAATGCGCGCGACTGGAACATCAGCCGCAACCGTTTCTGGGGCTGCCCGATCCCGATCTGGATGAGCGACGATCCAGACTATCCGCGTATCGACGTCTATGGGTCGCTCGACGAGATCGCCGCCGATTTCGGCCGCCGTCCGGACGATCTGCACCGCCCGCATATCGATGAGTTCGTGCGTCCCAATCCGGACGATCCCAGCGGCAAGGCCATGATGCGCCGCGTGCCCGAAGTGCTCGACGTGTGGTTCGACAGCGGCTCGATGCCGTTCGCACAGCTGCATTATCCGTTCGAGAACAAGGAGAAGTTCGAGAAGAACTTCCCCGCGGACTTCATCGTCGAATATATGGCGCAGACGCGCGGCTGGTTCTACACGCTGATGGTGCTGTCGACCGCTTTGTTCGATAAGGCGCCGTTCCAGAACTGCATCTGCCACGGCGTGGTGCTGGGCGATGACAAGCAGAAGCTCTCCAAGCGCCTCAAAAACTATCCCGATCCCAACAAGGTGTTGGCCGAACATGGATCGGACGCGCTGCGCGTCTACATGCTCAGTTCTTCATTGCTGGCAGGCGGCGATCTCATCATCCATTCGGATGCGCGCGGCATCCAGGAAGCGCTGCGCAAGACCATCCTGCCGCTATGGAACGCGAGCTATTTCTTCACGCTCTACGCCAATGCAGACGGCTACAAGGCGCAGCTGCGCACCGACAGCCGCAACGAGCATGACCGCTATATCCTGGCGAAGACGCGCGAGTTCGTGGAAACGCTGACCGAGCGGCTGGAGGCGAACGACATTCCGGGCGCCTACGGCCTGGTCAGCCCGTTCCTCGACGTCTCCAACAACTGGCATATCCGCCGCAACCGCGCGCGCTTCTGGGGCGCGGAAGTGACCGACGACAAGCGCGATGCGTTTGACACGCTCTACACCGTGCTGGTGACGCTGACGAAGGCGCTGGCCCCGCTGATGCCGTTCGTGACGGAAGCGATCTATCGCAACCTGACCGGCGAAACATCGGTGCATCTGGCCGATTGGCCGGACGTGTCCGCCTTCCCGCAGGAGGCCGAGCTGATCCGCGACATGGACCTTGCGCGAGATATCTGCGGCGCGGGCCTGTCGATCCGCGTGCGTCAGCAGCAGCGCCTGCGCCAGCCGCTGAAAAAGCTCACCATCGCGCACCCTGAGGTGGACCGTCTGCGCCCGTTCGAGGGCACCATTGCGGACGAGCTCAACGTCAAAGCGGTGGGCTTCGATACCGATCCCGCAGCGGTGGGCGAGCTGGTGCTGAAGGTCGATCCGCGCCGCCTCGGCAAACAGCTGGGGCCGAAGATGAAGGACGTGATCGCCGCGTCCAAATCGGGTGACTGGAGTCGCCGCGAGGACGGCACGGTCGAGATCGCGGGCGTGGAGATCGGTGAGGACGACTATGATCTGCTCGTCACCACCGGCGGCAGCGACGAGGACGCACAGATGTTCGATGCCGGCCGGGGCACCGTGTTGCTCGATCTCGAACTGACCGATGAACTGCGCTCCGAAGCCAAGGCGCGCGATTTCGTGCGGCTGGTGCAGGATGCGCGCAAGGAGGCGGACTTCGACGTGTCCGATCGGATCACCATCCGTGCGGGCGGCAGCGATGCCGTGCTGGCGGCGCTACGCGAGCACGAAGCCTATATTCGCGGCGAAACGCTGGCGGAAAAGCTGGAGCTTGGTGTGGAAGCGGGGTCCGCGCATCAGATTGATGGCGAACCCGTCACCGTCGAGGTGACGAGGGTCTGA
- a CDS encoding zinc-dependent alcohol dehydrogenase family protein, whose protein sequence is MKIYRHRKDGDHFIPTAEEANRPQPGHGEVLVRMRAHSLNYRDHMVRLGQYGGNDPEGAVPLSDGAGEVAAIGDGVDGFAEGDRVVSCFFADWAEGPPTPKALGSAYGGGGDSGLLAEYVAVPAGALTPIPDSLSFAEAATLPCAAVTAWHGLQACQVTAGSRVLLLGTGGVSMFALQIAKAMGAEVCITSSSDDKLAMAKSDHSADHGVNYKTHDDWPAKVREAFGGQGADAVIEVGGPGTFDKSVQALRVGGQLAMIGVLTEGDSHARLLVQKAVTAHGILVGSTAMLRDVARVIDLHGLKPVIDSTYAFDDAAQAFVDFAEKDHVGKVVIEH, encoded by the coding sequence ATGAAAATCTATCGCCACCGCAAGGATGGAGACCATTTCATTCCCACAGCGGAAGAGGCCAATCGGCCCCAACCCGGCCATGGCGAAGTACTGGTGCGGATGCGCGCGCATTCGTTGAACTATCGCGATCATATGGTGCGGCTCGGCCAATATGGCGGCAACGATCCCGAAGGCGCGGTGCCGCTCTCCGATGGCGCCGGCGAAGTGGCCGCGATCGGCGACGGCGTGGACGGTTTTGCCGAGGGCGACCGCGTCGTGTCCTGCTTCTTCGCCGATTGGGCCGAGGGTCCTCCCACACCCAAAGCGCTCGGCAGCGCTTATGGCGGGGGCGGCGATAGCGGGCTTCTTGCCGAATATGTCGCGGTCCCCGCGGGCGCGCTGACGCCGATCCCGGACTCGCTCAGCTTCGCGGAGGCCGCCACCTTGCCCTGCGCCGCGGTCACCGCTTGGCACGGCCTGCAAGCCTGTCAGGTCACCGCCGGATCGCGCGTGTTGCTGCTCGGCACCGGCGGGGTGAGCATGTTCGCGCTGCAGATTGCCAAGGCGATGGGCGCGGAAGTGTGCATCACGTCCTCATCCGACGACAAGCTGGCGATGGCGAAAAGCGATCACAGCGCGGACCATGGCGTGAACTACAAGACGCATGACGACTGGCCGGCCAAGGTGCGGGAAGCGTTCGGCGGCCAGGGCGCGGACGCGGTGATCGAAGTCGGCGGGCCGGGCACGTTCGACAAATCGGTGCAAGCGCTGCGCGTCGGCGGCCAACTCGCGATGATCGGCGTGCTGACGGAAGGGGACAGCCATGCGCGGCTGCTCGTCCAGAAAGCGGTGACCGCGCATGGCATCCTGGTCGGCTCCACCGCCATGCTGCGCGACGTGGCGCGCGTGATCGATCTGCACGGGCTGAAGCCGGTGATCGACAGCACTTACGCGTTCGACGATGCGGCGCAGGCGTTCGTGGACTTCGCCGAGAAGGACCATGTCGGCAAGGTCGTGATCGAGCACTGA
- a CDS encoding glycosyltransferase family 4 protein: MESRTSSFGVPAKVRHIALIGNALPRRCGLATFTSDTANAVRAAFPEITLDHYAMDDGTGIEYPAEIRTIPMQDRSAYATAGRDIATSGADMLWVQHEYGIYGGAAGDYLLDLINALSIPLVTTLHTLLEQPSADERQVLDRLIARSAKLIVMADKGRKILIETYGVDPAQIDVIPHGVPDRPYVDPANAKPRFDLDGRKLIFTFGLLAPDKGIETMIAAMPAIVTAHPDALYIVLGATHPNLKRHEGEAYRERLIAQVDELGMSAHVRFIDAFVDTPDLLDWLEAADVYVTPYLKEGQITSGTLSYAVALGKPVVSTPYIHAREILRGDHGVLVDFADSEALACEISKLLADDDARTALARRAYALGRTMVWQRLAHRVIGLFEEMLRAKRIRLVQSQGVRYLAPDAEAVIRMSDATGMLQHGLYSIPDRDHGYCLDDNARALILMCRMPEMAADMRARWTNVYAAFVQHAWDGETRRFRNFMGFDRRWLEDEGSEDSAGRAVWALGVAGHEAPEPRHRDWACWLYDQAAPEMEKAGSPRAMAFTMLGAAAMMEAKPGHDISARLLTHFGDELLRLLEAARRPDWPWFEAMLAYDNARLPEALIRAGQVLDRQDYRDCGLETLDWILEQQHAPEGHFRAVGSDSFGRVYQAPQRFDQQPLEAQAVIDACSAAFGATGEERWAAAAHRAYRWFLGENDLGLMVASPQESSCHDGLMPTGVNRNQGAESILALQLSSCAIAVLPSLGTVPIEANVA; this comes from the coding sequence ATGGAATCGCGAACCAGTTCTTTCGGCGTCCCCGCCAAAGTGCGACACATCGCCTTGATCGGCAACGCGCTGCCGCGCCGCTGCGGGCTGGCTACGTTCACCAGCGATACGGCCAATGCGGTGCGCGCGGCGTTTCCGGAGATCACGCTCGATCATTATGCAATGGATGACGGCACGGGCATCGAATATCCCGCCGAAATCCGCACCATCCCCATGCAGGACCGCTCGGCCTACGCCACCGCAGGGCGCGACATCGCGACATCCGGTGCGGACATGCTGTGGGTGCAGCATGAATATGGCATCTATGGCGGGGCGGCGGGCGATTATCTGCTCGATCTGATCAATGCGCTGTCGATCCCGCTGGTGACGACGCTGCATACGCTGCTGGAGCAGCCGTCCGCCGATGAGCGGCAGGTGCTGGACCGGTTGATCGCGCGTTCGGCCAAGTTGATCGTGATGGCCGACAAGGGCCGCAAGATCTTGATCGAAACCTATGGTGTCGATCCCGCCCAGATCGACGTGATCCCGCACGGCGTGCCGGACCGGCCCTATGTCGATCCCGCCAATGCCAAGCCGCGTTTCGATCTGGACGGCCGGAAGCTGATCTTCACCTTCGGCCTCCTCGCTCCGGACAAGGGCATCGAGACGATGATTGCGGCGATGCCGGCCATCGTCACGGCGCATCCCGATGCGCTCTACATCGTGCTGGGCGCCACCCATCCCAACTTGAAACGCCACGAAGGCGAGGCCTATCGCGAGCGGTTGATCGCCCAGGTGGATGAGCTTGGCATGTCGGCGCATGTCCGCTTCATCGACGCCTTCGTCGACACGCCGGATCTGCTCGACTGGCTGGAGGCGGCGGATGTCTATGTGACGCCCTATCTGAAGGAAGGGCAGATCACGTCCGGCACGCTCAGCTACGCCGTAGCGCTCGGAAAGCCGGTGGTGTCCACGCCCTATATCCATGCGCGCGAGATCCTGCGCGGCGACCATGGCGTGCTGGTCGATTTCGCCGATAGCGAAGCACTCGCTTGCGAAATCTCGAAGCTGCTGGCCGATGACGATGCGCGCACGGCGCTCGCTCGCCGCGCTTATGCGCTCGGCCGCACGATGGTGTGGCAGCGGCTTGCCCACCGCGTCATTGGGCTGTTCGAGGAGATGCTGAGGGCCAAGCGTATCCGTTTGGTGCAAAGCCAGGGCGTGCGCTATCTCGCGCCCGATGCGGAAGCGGTGATCCGTATGAGCGATGCCACCGGCATGCTGCAGCACGGGCTTTATTCCATCCCCGATCGCGATCATGGCTATTGCCTGGACGATAATGCCCGCGCGCTCATCCTGATGTGCCGCATGCCGGAGATGGCCGCGGACATGCGCGCTCGCTGGACCAATGTCTACGCCGCCTTCGTCCAGCACGCCTGGGATGGCGAGACACGCCGCTTCCGCAACTTCATGGGGTTCGACAGGCGCTGGCTGGAGGATGAGGGGAGCGAGGACAGCGCGGGCCGCGCGGTCTGGGCGCTGGGCGTTGCCGGCCATGAAGCGCCGGAACCGCGGCATCGCGATTGGGCTTGCTGGCTCTACGATCAGGCAGCGCCGGAGATGGAGAAGGCCGGCTCCCCGCGCGCGATGGCGTTTACCATGCTAGGCGCGGCGGCGATGATGGAGGCAAAGCCCGGCCATGATATCTCGGCAAGACTGCTTACCCATTTCGGCGACGAGCTGCTGCGCCTGCTGGAGGCCGCCCGGCGGCCGGATTGGCCCTGGTTCGAGGCGATGCTGGCCTATGACAATGCGCGCCTGCCCGAGGCGCTGATCCGTGCGGGCCAGGTTCTGGATCGGCAGGATTATCGCGATTGCGGGCTGGAGACGCTGGACTGGATCCTGGAACAGCAGCACGCACCCGAAGGCCATTTCCGCGCCGTAGGCTCGGACAGCTTCGGCCGTGTCTATCAGGCGCCGCAACGGTTCGATCAGCAGCCGCTGGAGGCGCAGGCGGTGATCGACGCCTGCTCCGCCGCCTTTGGCGCCACCGGAGAGGAACGCTGGGCCGCTGCCGCCCACCGCGCCTATCGCTGGTTTCTGGGCGAAAACGATCTCGGCCTGATGGTGGCCAGCCCGCAGGAGAGCAGTTGCCATGATGGGCTGATGCCCACCGGGGTGAACCGCAATCAGGGAGCCGAATCGATCCTGGCATTGCAGCTTTCGAGCTGCGCGATTGCAGTGCTGCCCTCGCTCGGCACCGTACCGATAGAGGCGAACGTCGCATAA
- a CDS encoding glycoside hydrolase family 130 protein: MLKRFDHDLRLHADPSRVVVRPFHLAWQASGINKSRSERLVAEVLEMEDREAAKQLEAVLRDFEPRHWQTRRVFMTRFEEIDAQMEEPMGDIGDTKRQLIGAYFCHEYSYAAAAIMNPSVVPHWDQSGMPEGSCRFIMSLRTVGEGHISSVAFREGIATEDGELRLAPEPPFATATDTAQGEEEVPEGPVTVIRHRDSTLSGTVIFPITDAQRNGLEDLRLVQFTHEDGSTEWLGTYTAYSGREIQSELLRTRDWRHFDLKPIAGAASRNKGIALFPRKIGDHYMAIGRQDGENLFLLKSDSLERWDGGDKLLEPKYPWEFVQIGNCGSPIELDEGWLLLTHGVGAMRKYAIGAVLLDKDDPSKVIARADEPILTAANADREGYVPNVVYTCGAMRLGDTLFLPYGIADSSVAFAFVPIKELLARLK, from the coding sequence ATGCTGAAGCGCTTCGATCACGATCTCCGCCTCCACGCCGATCCTTCGCGCGTGGTCGTGCGGCCCTTTCACCTTGCCTGGCAGGCCAGCGGCATCAACAAGAGCCGGTCCGAGCGGCTGGTAGCCGAAGTGCTGGAGATGGAGGACCGCGAGGCCGCCAAGCAGCTGGAAGCCGTGCTGCGCGATTTCGAGCCGCGCCACTGGCAGACCCGCCGCGTGTTCATGACCCGTTTCGAGGAAATCGACGCGCAGATGGAAGAGCCGATGGGCGACATCGGCGATACCAAGCGCCAGCTGATCGGCGCCTATTTCTGCCATGAATATAGCTATGCCGCGGCGGCGATCATGAACCCCAGCGTGGTGCCGCACTGGGACCAATCCGGTATGCCCGAAGGCAGCTGCCGCTTCATCATGTCGCTGCGCACGGTGGGCGAAGGGCATATCAGCTCCGTCGCCTTTCGGGAGGGGATCGCGACGGAGGATGGCGAGCTGCGGCTGGCACCCGAGCCGCCCTTCGCCACCGCCACCGATACCGCGCAGGGCGAGGAAGAGGTGCCCGAGGGCCCTGTTACCGTGATCCGCCATCGGGACAGCACCCTGTCCGGCACCGTCATATTTCCGATCACCGATGCGCAGCGCAACGGGCTGGAGGATCTGCGCCTCGTCCAGTTCACGCATGAGGACGGCTCGACCGAGTGGCTGGGCACCTACACCGCTTATTCGGGACGCGAGATTCAGTCGGAGCTGTTGCGCACGCGCGACTGGCGCCATTTCGACCTGAAACCGATTGCGGGCGCGGCCTCGCGCAACAAGGGCATCGCGCTATTTCCGCGCAAGATCGGCGATCATTATATGGCGATCGGCCGGCAGGACGGGGAGAATCTGTTCCTGCTGAAATCGGATTCGCTGGAGCGCTGGGATGGCGGCGACAAGCTGCTGGAGCCGAAATATCCCTGGGAGTTCGTGCAGATTGGCAATTGCGGTTCACCAATCGAGCTGGACGAGGGCTGGTTGCTCCTGACCCACGGTGTCGGCGCGATGCGCAAATATGCGATCGGCGCGGTGCTTCTGGACAAAGACGATCCGTCCAAGGTTATCGCCCGCGCCGACGAACCGATCCTGACCGCCGCCAATGCGGACCGCGAAGGCTATGTGCCCAATGTGGTCTACACCTGCGGCGCCATGCGGCTCGGCGACACGCTATTCCTGCCCTACGGCATTGCCGACAGCTCGGTCGCCTTCGCGTTCGTGCCGATCAAGGAGTTGTTGGCGCGGCTGAAATAG
- a CDS encoding glutamate-5-semialdehyde dehydrogenase — protein MADNHDQLIQDMGEKARAAAMRLALATTEEKAAAVKAAAQAMRDDSAAILEANAKDMENASDLPAAMQDRLKLDQDRLNGIADAADQVASLPDPVGEIIKEWEQPNGLKFERRRVPLGVVGIIYESRPNVTADAGLLCLMAGNAAILRGGSEAVHSNRAIHASIVKGVEKAGLPGDAVQLMPTQDRGAVGSMLKAAGLIDIIIPRGGKGLVARVQEEARVPVLAHLDGICHVYVDGAADPEKAREIAVNAKMRRTGICGAMETLLIDEAAQSFAPDVIKGLLDAGCEVRGDAKVEQMDARVKAASDEDWDTEYLEPIVSARLVDGVDGAARHIAEHGSHHTDSIVTEDKSIAARFLQEVDSAIVMHNASTQFADGGEFGFGAEIGIATGRLHARGPVALEGLTTYKTVVHGEGQTRPS, from the coding sequence ATGGCCGACAATCATGACCAGCTGATCCAGGACATGGGCGAAAAGGCCCGCGCCGCCGCGATGCGCCTTGCCCTCGCCACGACGGAGGAGAAGGCGGCTGCGGTGAAGGCCGCCGCGCAGGCGATGCGCGACGACAGCGCCGCCATCCTGGAAGCGAACGCCAAGGACATGGAAAATGCGAGCGACCTTCCCGCTGCGATGCAGGACCGCCTGAAGCTGGATCAAGATCGGCTGAACGGGATCGCCGATGCCGCCGATCAGGTGGCCAGCCTGCCCGATCCGGTGGGTGAGATCATCAAGGAGTGGGAACAGCCCAACGGCCTGAAGTTCGAACGCCGCCGGGTGCCGCTGGGCGTGGTCGGCATCATTTACGAAAGCCGTCCCAACGTCACCGCCGATGCGGGCCTTCTGTGCCTGATGGCCGGCAATGCCGCCATCCTGCGCGGCGGATCGGAAGCGGTGCATTCCAACCGCGCAATCCACGCCTCCATCGTCAAGGGCGTCGAAAAGGCGGGCCTGCCCGGCGATGCGGTTCAGCTGATGCCGACGCAGGATCGGGGCGCCGTCGGCTCCATGCTGAAGGCCGCGGGTCTGATCGACATCATCATTCCGCGCGGCGGCAAGGGCCTCGTTGCGCGCGTGCAGGAAGAAGCGCGCGTTCCCGTGCTCGCCCATCTCGACGGCATCTGCCACGTCTATGTCGACGGCGCGGCGGACCCCGAAAAGGCGCGCGAGATCGCGGTCAACGCCAAGATGCGCCGCACCGGCATTTGCGGCGCGATGGAAACGCTGCTGATCGACGAAGCCGCGCAGAGCTTCGCGCCCGATGTGATCAAAGGCCTGCTGGATGCAGGTTGCGAGGTGCGCGGAGACGCGAAGGTCGAGCAGATGGACGCGCGCGTCAAAGCCGCCAGTGACGAAGATTGGGACACCGAATATCTGGAGCCCATCGTTTCGGCCCGGCTGGTCGACGGCGTCGACGGCGCGGCCCGCCACATCGCCGAACATGGCAGCCACCATACCGATTCGATCGTCACGGAAGACAAGTCCATCGCCGCCCGCTTCCTGCAGGAAGTCGACAGCGCCATCGTGATGCACAACGCCTCGACCCAGTTCGCCGACGGCGGCGAATTCGGCTTCGGCGCGGAAATCGGCATCGCCACCGGCCGCCTCCACGCCCGAGGCCCCGTGGCACTGGAAGGCCTCACCACCTACAAGACGGTTGTCCACGGCGAAGGCCAGACCCGGCCTTCCTGA
- the proB gene encoding glutamate 5-kinase, with the protein MASPFDGVKRLVVKIGSALLVSPEGEVERYWLASLIDDLETLRRENDIEVILVASGAVALGARILDLPAGGKSSLDDGQASAATGQIALSGLFSELLRAHRRRAAQILVTLEDLQDRRRYLNASDTIERLLSLGVTPIINENDSVTTREIRFGDNDRLAARVAQAAHADMVLLLSNVTGLFSADPGKDPDAIFLKTVDSVADLDVDLGPPTGPGTGGMGSKVEAARIAVASGIQLAIADGQKPNPIIRFRDTGDGTVFTAEGGVDKRKAWIAGKIDVRGTLHVNENARKHLMNGDSLLTEGVTKVEGEFSRGDSVDIHDETGQLIARGLISYDDNDAKSLCGKDADEQEAILGYAPRGSLIDKNNLVLLV; encoded by the coding sequence ATGGCCTCCCCTTTCGATGGCGTGAAGCGCCTGGTCGTGAAGATCGGCTCCGCCCTCCTCGTCTCTCCCGAAGGCGAGGTGGAGCGTTACTGGCTTGCCAGCCTGATCGACGATCTGGAGACCCTGCGGCGTGAAAACGATATCGAGGTGATCCTCGTTGCCTCCGGCGCAGTCGCGCTCGGCGCGCGCATCCTCGATCTGCCCGCGGGCGGCAAGAGCAGCCTCGACGATGGCCAGGCCTCCGCCGCGACGGGCCAGATCGCCCTTTCCGGCCTGTTCTCCGAACTGTTGCGCGCGCATCGCCGCCGCGCCGCGCAGATTCTGGTGACGCTGGAAGACCTGCAGGACCGGCGCCGCTATCTGAACGCCTCGGACACGATCGAGCGGCTGCTCTCGCTCGGCGTCACCCCGATCATCAACGAAAATGACAGCGTCACCACGCGCGAGATTCGCTTCGGCGATAATGATCGTCTGGCCGCGCGCGTGGCGCAGGCAGCGCATGCGGACATGGTGTTGCTGCTGTCGAACGTCACCGGCCTGTTCTCGGCCGATCCGGGCAAGGACCCGGACGCGATCTTCCTGAAGACGGTGGACAGTGTGGCCGATCTCGACGTGGATCTCGGCCCGCCCACCGGGCCCGGGACCGGCGGCATGGGTTCAAAGGTGGAGGCCGCGCGCATCGCGGTTGCCAGCGGCATCCAGCTTGCCATCGCGGACGGGCAGAAGCCCAACCCGATCATCCGCTTCCGCGATACCGGCGACGGCACGGTGTTCACGGCCGAAGGCGGCGTGGACAAGCGCAAGGCCTGGATCGCGGGCAAGATCGACGTGCGCGGCACGCTGCACGTCAACGAAAACGCCAGAAAGCATCTGATGAACGGCGACAGCCTGCTCACCGAAGGCGTGACCAAGGTGGAAGGCGAATTTTCGCGCGGCGATTCGGTCGATATCCATGACGAGACCGGCCAGCTGATCGCCCGCGGCCTCATCAGCTATGACGATAACGACGCCAAGTCGCTGTGCGGCAAGGATGCGGACGAGCAGGAGGCGATCCTAGGTTATGCCCCGCGCGGATCGCTGATCGACAAGAACAACCTCGTCCTGCTCGTCTGA